TCTCATCGGCTCTGTTAACACAAGTACCGCCCCCTCCNCCTCCAATAAAAATAAATATAGCGTCAGCTTGGTTGGCGCAAGAAATTGTTGTAGATGATACAGATAGCGAACTGGAAGGCGATACAACTGGAAGTTACACCTTTGAAGAAAAGGAGCAACCACTGTTATATTCATCTTCTTCCTTACCTATAATTGCGGCAGCCACTGAGCCTTTGCCAACTCCACATTTGTATGTACCAGAAGGCGAATTAATTGCTGGCAAGTCTATCATAGTGCGCGTAGTACTGCCAGAAGTACCTCTGCAAGTTGTTGTCAAGTTATGGCTTGAAGATTATCAAACTCGCTACTTACTAGATGGTCCCCATTTATTGACAAATTTACTTCCTAATGCGTCGGGAAATTTGGAAGTGATGACGCAATTAAACATTCCCTTTGGCTGTTTGGAAATTCGCTTAGGAGCGATCGCACTCGATCTAACAACCCAACAGGAGAGTCACAAAGTCACAATAGTGCGAACCGTGATTCCTCCAGACTTGCCAAGCTTGCAACTAGATGAACTCCTGGGTATGTAACTCAGGTATGAGGGGTATTGGGTATTGGGCACAAGAGGCAGAGGTGCAGGGGGCAGAGGTGCAGAGGGGCAGAGGAGAAAGAACTTGGTATTTGAACTCTCCCCTGCTCCCCTGCTCCCCTGCTCCCCATCTCCCTGTGTTAAAAATATGAAAGAATTTCAAAAATTTGGCAGGAATTGCAGTAAGCTCATCTTGAATTGTAGTGTGATTTCATAGGAACCTTTACTATGGCAACTTCTTTTTTACCTACTGTCTTGGCTAGTACTTCGTACTTGTCTGCTATCTTCGTGCCCATAATTGGTTGGGTTTTGCCAGGAGCGATCTTCGCGTTTCTGTTTTTATACATTGAAAGCGATGATATCAGCGATATCAACTGATACTGATGTAGTGATTAGTCATATCATGTCCGCCAAATTACCCATAATAAAATAACCCCACCCCCAACCCCCTCCCCGCAGGCGGGGAGGGGAGACAAAGCACAGCTTTGGCGGAGTGCGGTTCTTCGGGTTTAATAAGCAATCAAGCGGACATGATATCATTAGTCATTTGCAAAAAACAAAGGACAAATGACAAATGACCAAAATTAATACCGCCCATCTCATAGAGACAGGCGGTTTTTTTAACGTTGATTTCTCAACAAATGCTAGAAAGTTCTAACTTATAGTATTCGGTTCAAACTAACTAATGTTAAATCGAAGAACCGAGTCCGGCGTAGGCACCATAAAAGAAAATGCCCAAGACTGTAATTATACCTAAACCTGCGATCGTAGCGACGACCCACAGGGGAATTCTCCCACTTCCAGACACAGCTTCTCTCCTCCCTTAACAACAAATCAACACACGTTCAATAAACAAAGACTAACAACAAGTAGTTCCAATTAGTTAAAGAAGTAACTGGAAAACAGAATCCCCAGAACGAAAACTAGTAGTAGTCCCAGGTATAGCGAAGTCCGGTTTAATTCAACCAGCTGATTATTGGGATTGGGCGATCTTTCTGCCATAGTTGCTCCTAACGTTGAATAAATTGCATTGCGGCGATCGCGCCCAAAAAGAATACAGTTGGTACACCTAAAGTGTGTACTGCCAGCCATCTAACGGTAAAAATTGGATAGGTAACTGGTTGATTGATGTTGTTTCCGCTAGTCATGATCTCAAACTACTTTCCAATAAATTCTTCAACTTGTTTTTTAGCTTCAAAACGGTTCTTCACAATGGGCACTTCCTGCCGCGCTGGTGTGAAATACTCGTTGGGACGGGGTGTACCAAAAGCATC
This portion of the Nostoc sp. GT001 genome encodes:
- a CDS encoding photosystem I reaction center subunit VIII, producing MATSFLPTVLASTSYLSAIFVPIIGWVLPGAIFAFLFLYIESDDISDIN
- a CDS encoding photosystem II reaction center protein J, which gives rise to MSGSGRIPLWVVATIAGLGIITVLGIFFYGAYAGLGSSI
- a CDS encoding photosystem II reaction center protein L, with product MAERSPNPNNQLVELNRTSLYLGLLLVFVLGILFSSYFFN
- the psbF gene encoding cytochrome b559 subunit beta gives rise to the protein MTSGNNINQPVTYPIFTVRWLAVHTLGVPTVFFLGAIAAMQFIQR